A genomic segment from Nicotiana sylvestris chromosome 1, ASM39365v2, whole genome shotgun sequence encodes:
- the LOC104231739 gene encoding protein ABCI12, chloroplastic isoform X2, with protein sequence MRLSLVLYLAILSILVQPEQVWKDQLGRVTLLSGILFIMLGLSTDSTPSLISSRAPPPSVMGLPPFPASLEGYKYVILKLGPLQLTRKGLSTATTSACLTFTIFQSASVFLSTTTPEQIAFALRWFIAPLANFGVPVAEVILTLLLSLRFINLVFDEVRNVALGIVSRRINWQQLTILETIDVFFTYIRRIFRNIFVHAEQISQAMIVRGFRGDSTTHKIFLSADSSNGVANYISISCLFGLIALVTLPKFLLQ encoded by the exons ATGCGTTTGTCACTGGTTCTGTACTTAGCTATACTATCTATTTTGGTCCAACCTGAACAAGTGTGGAAG GATCAACTGGGGAGAGTCACACTGCTGTCCGGGATCTTATTTATAATGTTGGGCCTAAGTACAGACAGTACACCTTCCCTTATTTCTTCAAGAGCTCCCCCACCTTCAGTAATGGGATTACCACCTTTTCCTGCGTCATTGGAAGGTTATAAATATGTAATCTTGAAGTTGGGGCCATTACAACTCACTAGAAAGGGCTTATCGACCGCTACTACATCAGCATGTTTAACCTTCACT ATCTTCCAAAGTGCAAGTGTTTTCCTATCAACAACAACACCTGAGCAAATAGCTTTTGCGTTGCGGTGGTTTATAGCCCCTTTGGCCAACTTTGGCGTCCCTGTTGCTGAAGTTATCCTTACTCTCCTGCTCTCCTTGAGATTTATCAATCTTGTGTTTGATGAG GTCAGAAACGTTGCTCTTGGTATTGTATCTCGTAGGATTAATTGGCAGCAGTTGACAATTTTGGAGACAATAGATG TTTTTTTCACATATATTCGTCGGATATTCAGAAATATTTTTGTTCACGCGGAGCAAATATCTCAG GCAATGATTGTTAGAGGTTTTCGAGGAGACAGCACCACTCACAAAATATTCTTATCAGCAGACTCATCTAATGGAGTTGCCAATTATATTTCCATATCATGCCTCTTTGGTCTAATAGCCTTAGTCACTTTGCCCAAGTTCCTTTTACAATGA
- the LOC138870151 gene encoding uncharacterized protein: MGGKVTKDSVPKCLNTGQQRKVALDSSLKVNKEKKNRRRLVKSRSINEEDLSPVEVVEVDNEETVKEPTPFVRKNSKKTIIAKQKKIVSKKEHVSDKDNEVEEEEEVEKEKVENKKPLKKRQSTSEEPGSSKKPTAELSELERRANLKKQKVLWA, encoded by the coding sequence ATGGGGGGAAAAGTCACAAAGGATTCTGTTCCCAAATGTCTCAACACTGGACAACAAAGAAAGGTTGCACTTGACAGTTCCTTGAAAGTAAATAAGGAGAAGAAAAACAGAAGGAGGCTTGTGAAAAGTCGATCAATTAATGAGGAGGATTTGTCTCCTGTTGAAGTAGTTGAGGTGGATAATGAGGAGACTGTTAAGGAACCCACTCCTTTTGTGAGGAAAAACTCAAAGAAAACTATTATTGCCAAGCAAAAAAAAATAGTATCTAAAAAAGAACATGTGAGTGACAAGGATAATGAAgtagaggaggaagaagaagtgGAGAAAGAGAAAGTAGAGAATAAAAAGCCTCTCAAAAAGAGGCAAAGTACtagtgaggaacctggttcctccaAAAAGCCAACGGCGGAATTATCTGAGTTAGAGAGGAGGGCAAATCTAAAGAAGCAAAAGGTTCTGTGGGCTTGA
- the LOC104231740 gene encoding pentatricopeptide repeat-containing protein At5g18950 codes for MARPPFFITSLCTRNSPIRNLSIAGTNSGIEGEVAAQNPDQSSSENHQSAQQSFVEIAKDVCKVIRTRPRWEQTLLSDFPTVNFTDPRFYTEVVKAQKNALLSLRFYYWLSSQNEFSRDQFSDEVIFSGLVQAKAASAAKCLRQSMNFVLQPSCLEAYIECLCANELIEDALDVFTELRCVGHCPSLKIWNSALSDCIRAGRTDIVWKLYEDMTDLGVVADVDTIGYLIQAFCMENNVPKGHQLLRQVLESGHAPSNVAFNKLIYESCKSGDYFRLSALLHAMIATNCSPDIFTYQQVIQGLCETRKRREAFRIFNDLKNRGYAPDIVMYTTMINGLCKMKLLGDARKLWFEMIQKGFNPNEYTYNTLIHGYLTTNHLSEAESLYKQMRDKGYGETTVTYNTMIYGLCLYGRVEEAQNLFAEMAEKGLLHDVITYNSLIQGFCKNEKIAEGLQFLYELLKQGLQPSPASYTVLIEKLCEVGHVEEAKSLWNDMHYRGVKPATSSQDSIILGLIKQGYVTEGVDWLSSMLKGRLRPRRKTFEKLIYHLSQADKLDNSLFILDYMLRLGYAVRESIFRSLVNKLCKDNSHHIEMQMGNIICAIQGG; via the coding sequence ATGGCCAGACCTCCATTTTTTATCACAAGCTTGTGCACCCGCAATTCCCCAATCCGTAACCTTAGTATTGCTGGAACTAATAGCGGGATTGAAGGTGAAGTTGCTGCGCAAAACCCAGATCAATCAAGTTCAGAGAATCATCAAAGTGCGCAACAGAGCTTTGTTGAGATAGCTAAAGATGTGTGCAAAGTCATCCGGACACGGCCAAGATGGGAACAAACATTGTTATCCGATTTTCCCACTGTTAATTTTACTGATCCAAGATTCTATACGGAGGTTGTGAAGGCACAAAAGAATGCTCTGTTGTCACTTCGGTTTTATTATTGGCTTAGTTCTCAAAATGAATTTTCAAGGGATCAGTTCTCGGACGAAGTAATATTTAGTGGGCTTGTACAAGCTAAGGCTGCCAGTGCTGCTAAATGTCTTCGACAAAGTATGAACTTTGTACTTCAACCTAGTTGTTTGGAGGCCTACATTGAGTGTCTTTGTGCAAATGAATTGATTGAGGACGCCCTCGATGTGTTTACTGAATTGAGATGTGTTGGCCACTGCCCGTCATTGAAAATTTGGAATTCAGCCCTTTCAGATTGTATTCGAGCTGGAAGAACTGACATTGTCTGGAAATTGTATGAGGATATGACAGATCTCGGTGTTGTAGCAGATGTTGATACGATTGGGTACTTGATTCAAGCTTTTTGTATGGAGAACAATGTTCCAAAAGGTCATCAACTTCTTCGACAGGTCTTGGAATCTGGGCATGCCCCTAGTAATGTTGCTTTTAATAAACTGATTTATGAATCATGCAAGAGCGGAGATTACTTTAGACTGTCAGCTCTTCTCCACGCAATGATTGCAACTAATTGTTCTCCcgatatattcacttatcaacaAGTTATTCAGGGACTATGTGAAACGAGAAAGAGGCGTGAAGCTTTTCGGATATTTAATGATCTAAAGAATAGAGGCTATGCTCCTGATATCGTTATGTATACAACAATGATTAATGGTCTCTGTAAAATGAAATTGCTTGGAGACGCCCGTAAATTATggtttgagatgattcaaaaggGATTCAATCCTAATGAGTATACATATAACACACTGATCCATGGGTATTTAACAACTAACCATCTAAGTGAAGCTGAAAGTCTTTATAAGCAAATGCGTGATAAAGGATATGGAGAGACCACAGTGACATATAACACCATGATTTATGGGCTGTGTCTTTATGGAAGAGTAGAAGAAGCTCAGAACTTGTTCGCTGAAATGGCTGAGAAAGGTCTTCTCCATGATGTGATCACATACAATTCTCTAATTCAGGGTTTCTGCAAGAATGAGAAGATAGCTGAAGGGCTTCAATTTTTATATGAACTTCTAAAGCAGGGGTTGCAACCATCACCCGCTTCTTATACAGTGTTAATTGAGAAACTTTGTGAGGTCGGCCATGTTGAGGAAGCGAAATCATTGTGGAATGATATGCACTATAGAGGTGTTAAACCTGCAACATCGTCTCAGGATTCTATTATACTCGGATTGATCAAGCAAGGATATGTAACAGAGGGGGTAGATTGGCTGAGCAGTATGCTGAAGGGTAGGCTCAGACCAAGGAGAAAAACTTTTGAGAAACTGATTTATCATCTTTCTCAAGCAGATAAGTTGGAtaactctttattcattttagattACATGCTTAGGTTAGGTTATGCTGTTAGAGAAAGTATTTTCCGTTCTCTAGTAAATAAACTTTGCAAAGATAACTCCCACCACATTGAGATGCAAATGGGAAATATTATCTGTGCAATTCAAGGTGGTTGA
- the LOC104231739 gene encoding protein ABCI12, chloroplastic isoform X1 — translation MYTKLLHNNPTLTPPLSSIHAFRPQSFPIFNHHFTPNFTTKPLYLHLQPKKSRTFISCAANSDSVKGSVNWAELLEKWSPKNFLGADKLFRAISGATSSPIAQYIPSPFTFLHSIDPRIKLAWLFTLVILPAKSNIIMRLSLVLYLAILSILVQPEQVWKDQLGRVTLLSGILFIMLGLSTDSTPSLISSRAPPPSVMGLPPFPASLEGYKYVILKLGPLQLTRKGLSTATTSACLTFTIFQSASVFLSTTTPEQIAFALRWFIAPLANFGVPVAEVILTLLLSLRFINLVFDEVRNVALGIVSRRINWQQLTILETIDVFFTYIRRIFRNIFVHAEQISQAMIVRGFRGDSTTHKIFLSADSSNGVANYISISCLFGLIALVTLPKFLLQ, via the exons ATGTATACTAAGCTCCTCCACAACAACCCCACACTAACACCCCCACTTTCTTCAATCCATGCCTTCAGACCCCAATCCTTCCCAATATTCAACCACCACTTCACTCCAAACTTTACAACAAAGCCCCTTTATCTCCATCTTCAACCCAAAAAATCAAGAACCTTTATCAGCTGTGCAGCAAATAGTGATAGTGTTAAGGGTTCAGTGAACTGGGCTGAATTGCTTGAAAAATGGTCACCAAAAAACTTTCTTGGTGCTGATAAACTATTTAGAGCCATATCTGGTGCAACTTCAAGCCCCATTGCTCAGTACATACCTTCCCCTTTCACTTTCTTGCACTCTATTGACCCCAGAATCAAATTG GCATGGCTCTTTACTCTGGTTATTTTACCGGCAAAATCAAATATAATCATGCGTTTGTCACTGGTTCTGTACTTAGCTATACTATCTATTTTGGTCCAACCTGAACAAGTGTGGAAG GATCAACTGGGGAGAGTCACACTGCTGTCCGGGATCTTATTTATAATGTTGGGCCTAAGTACAGACAGTACACCTTCCCTTATTTCTTCAAGAGCTCCCCCACCTTCAGTAATGGGATTACCACCTTTTCCTGCGTCATTGGAAGGTTATAAATATGTAATCTTGAAGTTGGGGCCATTACAACTCACTAGAAAGGGCTTATCGACCGCTACTACATCAGCATGTTTAACCTTCACT ATCTTCCAAAGTGCAAGTGTTTTCCTATCAACAACAACACCTGAGCAAATAGCTTTTGCGTTGCGGTGGTTTATAGCCCCTTTGGCCAACTTTGGCGTCCCTGTTGCTGAAGTTATCCTTACTCTCCTGCTCTCCTTGAGATTTATCAATCTTGTGTTTGATGAG GTCAGAAACGTTGCTCTTGGTATTGTATCTCGTAGGATTAATTGGCAGCAGTTGACAATTTTGGAGACAATAGATG TTTTTTTCACATATATTCGTCGGATATTCAGAAATATTTTTGTTCACGCGGAGCAAATATCTCAG GCAATGATTGTTAGAGGTTTTCGAGGAGACAGCACCACTCACAAAATATTCTTATCAGCAGACTCATCTAATGGAGTTGCCAATTATATTTCCATATCATGCCTCTTTGGTCTAATAGCCTTAGTCACTTTGCCCAAGTTCCTTTTACAATGA